A portion of the Hoplias malabaricus isolate fHopMal1 chromosome 1, fHopMal1.hap1, whole genome shotgun sequence genome contains these proteins:
- the dusp14 gene encoding dual specificity protein phosphatase 14, with product MGSRSQGFFHHHQGHHQHSHHRSSLVPATVPRLLPETGSLLGGIAQITPTLFLSRGNVASNRSLLLSKGITCVVNATIELPNFNWPHVEYVKVPLADMPHSPISLYFDSVADKIHSVGRKRGAVLVHCAAGVSRSASLCLAYLMKYHRVSLAEAHAWVKARRPVIRPNGGFWRQLIEYERKLFGKTSVKMVQTPYGVIPDVYERDRRNLAPYWGL from the coding sequence ATGGGCTCCCGCAGCCAGGGCTTCTTCCACCATCACCAGGGCCATCATCAGCATAGCCACCACCGCAGCTCACTGGTACCTGCCACTGTACCCAGACTGTTGCCCGAGACTGGGAGCCTGCTGGGCGGCATTGCCCAGATCACGCCCACGCTCTTCCTCAGCCGTGGAAATGTGGCGTCCAACCGCAGCTTGTTGCTGTCTAAAGGCATCACTTGCGTGGTCAATGCCACCATCGAGCTGCCCAACTTCAACTGGCCACACGTGGAGTACGTCAAGGTGCCACTTGCAGATATGCCGCATTCTCCCATCTCACTGTACTTCGACAGCGTTGCAGACAAGATCCACAGTGTGGGCCGCAAGCGGGGGGCTGTCCTAGTGCACTGTGCCGCAGGGGTCAGTCGCTCGGCCTCGCTGTGCCTGGCCTACCTCATGAAGTACCACCGAGTGTCCTTGGCTGAGGCCCATGCCTGGGTCAAAGCCCGCCGCCCTGTCATCCGACCCAATGGTGGCTTCTGGCGGCAGCTTATCGAGTACGAGAGGAAACTCTTCGGCAAGACTTCGGTGAAGATGGTTCAGACGCCTTATGGAGTCATCCCCGACGTCTACGAGCGAGACCGCAGGAACCTAGCACCTTACTGGGGGCTTTAG